The Chryseobacterium nakagawai genome has a segment encoding these proteins:
- a CDS encoding DUF3667 domain-containing protein, which yields MNEDHSSGPQKEIKRIDANYISHEIQHLLHFDKGFPFTFKEVLIRPGKAVREYLKENREKYVKPIVFLVFAAVLYTFIIHLLHIEVLIFNIKGFEETKQWEHNINTEVINNWIDSHLGYSALIIGFFMALWTKIFFYRKGYNLFEIFVLLAYLFGVFFISLLFFLLLSKLTGVLIITQIGVFLLQIYFVCAIGQFFGEKVFLNYVKSLICLFLGVVTYKYTLILLAYLIHLFK from the coding sequence ATGAACGAAGACCATTCTTCTGGCCCCCAAAAAGAAATCAAAAGAATAGACGCAAATTACATTTCGCACGAGATACAACACCTCTTACATTTTGATAAAGGCTTTCCTTTTACTTTTAAAGAAGTTTTAATACGTCCGGGAAAAGCTGTAAGAGAATATCTTAAAGAAAACCGTGAAAAATATGTGAAACCAATCGTATTTTTGGTTTTCGCGGCAGTTCTTTATACTTTTATTATTCATTTATTGCATATTGAAGTGCTCATATTTAATATAAAAGGATTTGAGGAAACCAAGCAATGGGAACATAATATAAATACCGAAGTTATCAATAACTGGATAGATTCTCATCTTGGATATTCTGCCTTAATCATTGGATTTTTTATGGCTTTATGGACAAAAATTTTCTTTTACAGAAAAGGGTATAATTTATTTGAAATATTTGTATTACTAGCTTATCTTTTTGGAGTATTTTTTATTTCACTTTTATTCTTTTTATTGTTGTCAAAGCTTACAGGAGTGTTGATTATCACCCAAATTGGTGTGTTTTTGCTTCAGATTTACTTTGTATGTGCAATAGGTCAGTTTTTTGGAGAAAAGGTCTTTTTAAATTACGTTAAAAGTTTAATTTGTTTATTTTTAGGAGTTGTTACCTACAAATACACTTTGATTTTATTGGCTTATTTGATACATCTTTTTAAGTGA
- a CDS encoding SGNH/GDSL hydrolase family protein, producing MKKIVYGLFFGDSITYGEYDGVFGGWVDILKRYALQRFHEGNGDELILFNLGIGGETTEGLLKRMPVELEARNSADGNLIFISYGANDLAVKEGIQVVNPEKFKNNIITAVQHAQQFSNDIYLVSILPISKNIDGVVVSSGKLRSNKEVIVYNQILKDIAADHSLRYIDFYNGVLDDKEVLFSADGVHPNEKGYGIMAEIAIPIIEKYL from the coding sequence ATGAAGAAAATTGTTTACGGTCTGTTCTTTGGGGATAGCATAACCTATGGAGAATATGACGGCGTTTTTGGAGGTTGGGTAGATATTTTAAAGAGGTATGCACTACAACGTTTCCATGAGGGAAATGGTGATGAGCTAATTTTGTTCAATTTAGGGATTGGTGGCGAAACAACAGAAGGCTTGTTGAAACGAATGCCGGTAGAGCTGGAAGCAAGAAATTCAGCCGATGGAAACTTAATTTTCATAAGCTATGGAGCGAATGACCTTGCTGTAAAAGAAGGAATACAGGTCGTGAATCCTGAAAAATTTAAAAATAATATCATCACAGCTGTTCAGCATGCCCAACAGTTTTCTAATGACATTTATCTGGTAAGCATTCTTCCTATATCTAAAAATATAGATGGAGTAGTGGTGAGTTCAGGAAAACTAAGATCAAATAAAGAAGTGATCGTTTATAACCAGATTCTTAAAGATATTGCAGCAGATCACTCTTTAAGATATATTGATTTTTATAACGGAGTATTGGACGATAAAGAAGTTCTTTTCTCCGCAGATGGAGTTCATCCTAATGAGAAAGGCTATGGAATAATGGCCGAAATTGCCATTCCAATCATTGAAAAGTATTTATAA
- a CDS encoding diacylglycerol kinase family protein, with protein sequence MQKPPLYKSFLNAFRGVFIMIKTERNFQIELLAFFVNLFLIFYLKLTYIDAALIIMASVAVLSAEIFNTAIEKICDIIQPDFDKRIGFIKDIAAGAVVLIAIASVIIGVLVYWKYFFNYPVKSLI encoded by the coding sequence ATGCAGAAGCCTCCTCTCTATAAAAGTTTTCTGAATGCTTTCCGGGGTGTTTTTATCATGATTAAAACAGAAAGAAATTTTCAGATTGAGCTTCTTGCCTTCTTTGTTAATCTCTTCCTTATTTTTTATTTAAAGCTTACTTACATTGACGCAGCTTTAATTATTATGGCATCTGTAGCTGTTTTAAGCGCTGAAATTTTCAACACAGCCATCGAAAAGATATGTGATATCATTCAACCTGATTTTGACAAAAGAATCGGATTTATCAAGGACATAGCAGCCGGTGCAGTTGTACTCATAGCTATCGCTTCTGTGATTATTGGGGTTCTGGTATATTGGAAGTATTTTTTTAACTACCCCGTCAAATCTTTGATTTAA
- a CDS encoding GyrI-like domain-containing protein, producing the protein MNNVKMEPFKVIGIAVRTTNENEQAAKDIPVLWEKLMQENILEKIPNKIDNTIYSIYTEYEKDHTKPYTTLLGCKVENLDHIPEGMIGKSFEGGNYVKFTAKGNLAEGLVINEWFKIWNMDLDRMFTADFEIYGEKAQNPADAEIDILIAVE; encoded by the coding sequence ATGAATAACGTAAAAATGGAACCTTTCAAGGTGATAGGAATCGCAGTAAGAACAACCAACGAGAATGAACAGGCGGCAAAGGATATTCCGGTATTATGGGAAAAATTGATGCAGGAAAATATATTGGAAAAGATTCCTAATAAAATAGACAATACCATTTATTCAATCTATACAGAGTACGAAAAAGATCATACAAAACCGTATACTACACTGTTAGGATGCAAAGTTGAAAACCTTGATCATATTCCCGAAGGTATGATTGGAAAATCTTTTGAGGGTGGCAATTATGTGAAGTTTACGGCAAAGGGCAATCTTGCAGAAGGTTTAGTCATCAATGAATGGTTTAAAATATGGAATATGGATCTGGATAGAATGTTTACCGCTGATTTTGAAATATATGGAGAAAAAGCGCAGAATCCAGCTGATGCAGAAATAGATATTTTGATTGCTGTGGAATAA
- the dnaN gene encoding DNA polymerase III subunit beta, with amino-acid sequence MKFIISSGELQKALQTVSGVISSSQSRPILENYLFELDGNNVTITASDGETTLVTSLEVKSDDSGKFAVPAKIFQDFIKTYGEQPLTFVVKDNAEGTGSQLEILDEKDNFAVALDNADDYPELPEFDASQSVVMPAGVLSEALTNTLFATSNDSLRPVMTGVLFQFTENETNFVSTDSHRLVVYKRADLMNAEPMEFIMPKKPLNIFKNILASSNEDVKIDFNENMAKFTFGKHIWICRLIDGKYPNYTAVIPKENPNVLTINRNLLLGAIKRASIMSNKSTNQVRFKLSGNILHLHAEDTEYANKADMQIPCDYNGEDINIGFSSKFLTEMLTILGSDDITMKMSQPNRPGIIEPLDGLEENENILMLSMPVIGL; translated from the coding sequence ATGAAATTTATTATTTCAAGTGGTGAACTGCAGAAGGCGTTGCAAACTGTAAGTGGTGTAATATCAAGCTCTCAATCGAGACCGATTTTAGAAAACTATCTTTTTGAATTAGACGGAAATAATGTTACCATTACAGCATCTGACGGCGAGACAACTCTTGTAACTTCTCTGGAAGTAAAGTCTGATGACTCAGGTAAATTTGCTGTTCCTGCTAAAATTTTTCAGGATTTTATCAAGACATATGGAGAACAGCCTTTAACATTTGTTGTAAAGGACAATGCGGAAGGAACTGGAAGCCAGCTTGAGATTTTAGATGAAAAAGATAATTTCGCAGTAGCATTAGATAACGCTGATGACTATCCCGAATTGCCAGAATTCGACGCTTCTCAAAGCGTGGTAATGCCGGCAGGAGTATTGTCTGAAGCCTTAACCAATACATTATTTGCCACCAGTAACGATTCACTTCGCCCAGTAATGACAGGAGTATTATTCCAGTTTACAGAAAACGAAACCAATTTCGTTTCTACAGACTCTCACAGGCTTGTTGTTTATAAAAGAGCAGACCTGATGAATGCTGAACCAATGGAGTTTATCATGCCTAAAAAACCTTTGAATATTTTCAAAAATATTCTGGCAAGTTCCAATGAAGACGTGAAAATCGACTTCAATGAGAATATGGCTAAATTTACTTTTGGTAAGCACATATGGATCTGTAGACTGATTGATGGTAAATATCCAAACTATACAGCGGTAATTCCTAAAGAAAACCCGAATGTATTGACCATAAACAGAAACCTTTTATTAGGAGCTATCAAGAGAGCATCTATCATGTCTAATAAATCTACCAATCAGGTAAGATTCAAGCTTTCAGGAAATATTCTTCACCTTCATGCAGAAGATACTGAATATGCAAACAAAGCAGATATGCAGATTCCTTGTGATTACAACGGAGAAGATATCAACATCGGATTCAGCTCTAAATTTTTAACTGAAATGTTGACAATCCTCGGATCTGATGATATTACAATGAAAATGTCTCAGCCTAACAGACCAGGAATTATTGAGCCCCTTGATGGTCTTGAAGAAAACGAAAATATCTTAATGTTATCAATGCCGGTAATCGGGTTATAA
- a CDS encoding ribonuclease inhibitor — MNLNTSNNNTRKMIIIHGDHFSSLDGFYEEASNVLMKDTDWKVGTLDGFDDILYGGFGIFGNKDEVEILWKESQKSRDDLGLKATQEFYENKIRQGKPFNIELIQQRLDDLNEGKEKTLFEILVEIIESHSNIRLTLD; from the coding sequence ATGAATTTGAATACCTCAAATAACAATACAAGAAAAATGATCATCATTCATGGTGATCATTTTTCATCTTTAGACGGTTTTTACGAAGAAGCTTCCAATGTTTTAATGAAAGATACAGATTGGAAAGTAGGAACATTAGATGGCTTTGATGACATTCTTTATGGCGGTTTCGGGATCTTTGGAAACAAGGATGAGGTTGAAATCCTCTGGAAGGAATCACAAAAATCAAGAGACGATTTAGGTTTAAAAGCTACTCAGGAGTTTTACGAAAACAAAATCAGGCAGGGAAAACCTTTTAACATAGAACTGATTCAGCAAAGATTAGATGATCTGAATGAAGGAAAAGAAAAAACATTGTTTGAAATCCTGGTAGAGATCATTGAATCACACTCCAATATTAGGTTAACTTTGGATTGA
- a CDS encoding gamma-glutamylcyclotransferase family protein — protein sequence MPYLFSYGTLQKEQVQLETFGRILQGEKDVLSGYKLNMLEITDPEVLRKSGEKFHPVLEFSGNTDDKIEGMLFEVTDTEILQADEYEVDDYKRIEAVFKFGNKGFIYLAASSEE from the coding sequence ATGCCTTATTTATTTTCTTACGGAACCTTACAGAAAGAACAGGTTCAGCTCGAAACATTCGGACGGATTTTACAGGGTGAAAAAGATGTTTTATCCGGATACAAACTGAATATGCTCGAAATTACAGACCCGGAAGTTCTAAGAAAGAGCGGGGAGAAATTTCATCCTGTTTTGGAATTCTCAGGAAATACTGATGATAAAATAGAAGGAATGCTGTTTGAAGTGACAGACACAGAAATTCTTCAAGCAGATGAATATGAAGTAGACGACTACAAGAGAATTGAAGCCGTTTTTAAATTCGGAAACAAAGGATTTATCTACCTTGCAGCATCTTCTGAAGAATAA